The sequence GATTGTCAGTCCAGTGGGCCAGAATGCGTCCCATGCTATTTTTGCTTGTTCTAGGTCACTATCGGACAAATTGTTATTGCCAGTTCACCTTACAGACAGCTATATTGGTATCCTTTGTTTTCTGACGGATCACCTCATTTCTAATTTGATCCTTCAGAGAAATACCAAGCATAGCTCTCCCCATTGCTCGCTTAACCAGTGTCAGTGATGTTTCTTCACCATGCATCATCATTGGCAGGACACACTGGTTGAAGACATTTGTCTTCTGACTTTCAGAAgcataacatatatgtaactaataattattcctTGAAATTACAGATGGTGTGTGGTGATTTGAACAGCATAAGCCAATCTTCAGTGtgcttaattgtaaataaagtttccgcagagttgagtaaattacttcctagatttgtgaattttccaagaaatatgaCCACAGTCAAAAGGAAGTTTGAAGAATTAGGAAAATCTAATACGCACCATGgcctaaataatataatcggaGCTATTGACTGTAcccacattaaaattaatagacccAGAGGTATCACCCACTCTGAAGCATACAGGAATAGAAAAGggtatttttctgtaaatgtgcAAGCTATAATAGGGCCTGATCtcgaaatatttgatatagtgACTAGGTGGCCTGGAAGTTCACACGACAGCAGGATATTTAGAAACAGCCAGGCGTATGCAAGACTGGTAAATGGTGAACTAGAAGGAGTTTTAGTAGGTGACAGCGGCTATCCAGCACTGAACTTCATGTTAACACCACTTTTGAATCCACAAACAAGagctgacaataattataattattctcaatTGAGAACTAGGAATATTGTTGAAAGGTTTTTCGGAGTGTGGAAAAAGAAATTTCCATGTTTGCAGAGAGGACTACGatcaaaattgacaaatacCAGCAACATAATTATAGCTTGTGctgtattacataatataggtatacagaGAGGGGATGTTTATGACGATGGTGATCTTACTGATCAAACACCAGAAGTCGAACAACACAGAAACAATGAAAGATCTACTACAGGTCTAGCATTCCGGCAATCTGTGATTGCACAATTTAACTAGGTTGGTTtggtaataaagaaaattaaaacaaaaattgtttcattttaatcatttattttcagattcttttttaaactgtaaaatttctagttctaatttatatttatgtcgaAGAAATTCGATTTCTAACTGATTTTTTAGTTTCATGTGTTCCACTTCtatctcaaatttttttttgttgttgtctAACTCTTGCcacagcaatttttttttaatatcctcaaatgaagttttattttttctgatcGCTGATGGTGTAGCTGATAGCTGAGAGGGTTCACTTTTAGTGGTGACCTCAACACTGGTTTCCGTTAACCCAGCTTCATCAGTCCAGTCCTGGCTTGTTCCCGGCTGAATTACAGATTCAAGTGTGGCCTCTATACTGGACACTCTTGCCCTCTTTGGTCTCCAGCTTTCACCGTCGTTGTCATAACCAGTACCAGCTATAAAAGTAAACAGTCAAATAAGTTATCATATAGGTATGTCTTTTATTGGTTAGAATAAGATAACATGCAGGTCAACTAATATACCTGTCCAGAAGTCTGGTAGGGGTGAGAACAGAGTGTTGTCACATACTTTGGGAGAGGCCTATGTTTAGCAGTGGATGTGAGTTGGTTGAAAATGATGAGGAATTATATCTTTGGGAAATGATCTTACCTTCTACTGTAGTTAATGTGTCACAGTCTATTGGCACATCTATTGATGGCATTATTTGTGGCATGACTGCAATCACTTGAGTGTCCATTGGCCCCATTTCAGGCGGTGCTGGTCCTCCTCCTGTCCTCTTCCTTTGGGCTTCAAGGGTTTTGGCATCCCTAGCTTTTGCCTTCATATTTTGCCAcatcttttttaattgtttagaaTCAGCCTaaaatcgaaaaaaaattgtactgaaatataaaagttcATATGACAAAcatgaaaattttatcaaacCAAAATTTACCACCAAGGTTACATTAGCAttgctttggctttggctcaTTCTATCCTTGTACCTAACTATACTCTagttatatatctatctttGTAATTATCGTACAgcatattgatatttatagatagtgtATGTTGGTGGATTACTTACAGTATGTGACACGTTAGAGTTATTAAATTCTATTGCTAATTCTTCCCAAGCCtcgtgtttctttttttgggAAACGGCGTCCGTCTTCCTGTTCTCTAGAATGCCAATCTTTGACTGAACCAACTGTACAAGCAGTTGCCTCTCATATTCCGAGTAAggcttctgtttttttttatccattttttgTGAGCGAGTCCGGTCCGAGTGAGAATAGCCGTGGTCAGTCGTTTAAGCAGGTACAAAATCCGTTGAGCAAGCAAGGTCGTCAGGTAATAAAAGGTAGAAGATTCAGGTAATCGAAAATAACGGTCAACGGATGTGAAGCGATTAGCGAGAGACGAAGTTGGTTTGcttatattatgtagtttGAATTTTGTTGTCAACATATGCCAGTGCTGCCAGATGACAGATACGATATCACaccagttatttataagatctctcaaaaatggggttgaacacttatataaataatgtaaataaacaacaatagataccataataatgtgtaattattttatttcatgcatttcataggtatttatcaagatcatttaaaatttctttgaattcaaattctatttttcccaAAGTCTATGGAACTCTGATACCAAATGGCAACACCGTTCAttaaaaaccgacaaaaataaaaagtccagtaaaagatatgatggtagagcaaattttaggccattatttttgttaggcttatagtcaaagtttttggtaagtcgtcgatttcgtggacttgagattaagctaagccaacACTAGGGAGGGATTCGcagtttgctctataaataccgactgtgtcttagctcgatagttaagtcagagtaaagtccaagtgcggactatagatctcacccttaatCTGCACCAGCTTACattcctaataatttatattctcaACCAACTAAAGATGTCGACAAGACTCATTTATAAACGGATGCTTAGCAACTTTCGCCAGGAGAGAACCGAATAGTCTCGACAAGCTGGTAATGGTGTGGAGGAGTGATGGCAGGAGAATTCGAGGTTGATCACATGTCCGTTGGTCTGACCAAATCCCTAATGCACTAAGACACGTCGTCGTATCGGTTAGGGCTTTCCAAGGGTGCCTCCAGAAAGCCCTAACCGAACCGTCAGTAGTGAAGACTTCAAAGAAGAAGACTCCTAATAAAGTATACA is a genomic window of Pieris napi chromosome 13, ilPieNapi1.2, whole genome shotgun sequence containing:
- the LOC125055506 gene encoding myb/SANT-like DNA-binding domain-containing protein 3, which produces MDKKKQKPYSEYERQLLVQLVQSKIGILENRKTDAVSQKKKHEAWEELAIEFNNSNVSHTADSKQLKKMWQNMKAKARDAKTLEAQRKRTGGGPAPPEMGPMDTQVIAVMPQIMPSIDVPIDCDTLTTVEAGTGYDNDGESWRPKRARVSSIEATLESVIQPGTSQDWTDEAGLTETSVEVTTKSEPSQLSATPSAIRKNKTSFEDIKKKLLWQELDNNKKKFEIEVEHMKLKNQLEIEFLRHKYKLELEILQFKKESENK
- the LOC125055504 gene encoding putative nuclease HARBI1 codes for the protein MENIERVLTSIENIETLGTAADMNPRMPKLYVRNEYNQNPFELYSENEFKRRYRFFKHTVLNVILPLIITNLQPFNNRGLPILPQLQILIALRFYATGCFQMVCGDLNSISQSSVCLIVNKVSAELSKLLPRFVNFPRNMTTVKRKFEELGKSNTHHGLNNIIGAIDCTHIKINRPRGITHSEAYRNRKGYFSVNVQAIIGPDLEIFDIVTRWPGSSHDSRIFRNSQAYARLVNGELEGVLVGDSGYPALNFMLTPLLNPQTRADNNYNYSQLRTRNIVERFFGVWKKKFPCLQRGLRSKLTNTSNIIIACAVLHNIGIQRGDVYDDGDLTDQTPEVEQHRNNERSTTGLAFRQSVIAQFN